Proteins encoded together in one Orrella marina window:
- a CDS encoding GIY-YIG nuclease family protein has product MSFFQHVVYKITFPNGKIYVGMDIGNPGHSIRYFGSWDRDLVSRDFTREQLADFTLRKQILFESNDKAEIARMESHFIRELRSNEPAIGYNQTHRGQPIPEPKDQ; this is encoded by the coding sequence ATGTCCTTCTTCCAGCACGTGGTCTACAAGATCACCTTCCCGAACGGCAAGATCTATGTCGGTATGGACATCGGAAATCCCGGGCACTCCATCCGTTATTTCGGAAGCTGGGACCGGGACCTTGTCAGCAGAGACTTCACCCGAGAGCAGCTCGCGGATTTCACGCTGCGCAAGCAGATCCTGTTTGAATCCAACGACAAGGCTGAGATTGCCCGCATGGAAAGTCATTTCATTCGTGAGCTGCGAAGCAATGAGCCTGCCATTGGTTACAACCAGACTCACCGGGGCCAACCGATACCTGAGCCAAAGGATCAATGA
- a CDS encoding restriction endonuclease subunit S, which translates to MTSKTRLFHLGNLTVWFSGGTPSKKNTDYWDGDIPWISASSMEGDLFSNSELKITKQGLLAGSRLAPSGSILLLVRGSTLHKKIPLGMASCDVAFNQDVKAIRVKPNLLNEKVVDERFLYYWLKANEPKLLEMVEHTGIGAGKLETKRLQEMKVELPTWDEQRRILAVASALDQRIRNNNQINQTLESMAQAIFKSWFVDFDPVRAKMAALEAGGSEEDALLAAMQAISGKDPEQLAQMAEEQPEEYAELKTTAGLFPSAMQDSELGEIPEGWYLRPFGSVLLKTIGEIGARTHLMKNTQRKSKSFAEQTYQTSTPVITAQHQFAM; encoded by the coding sequence ATGACATCTAAGACGCGCTTATTTCATTTAGGAAATCTTACAGTTTGGTTTTCTGGAGGCACCCCTTCGAAAAAAAACACTGACTACTGGGACGGAGACATACCCTGGATAAGTGCCTCATCAATGGAAGGTGATTTATTTTCGAATTCCGAACTTAAAATCACAAAGCAAGGACTATTAGCCGGATCACGACTTGCTCCATCTGGCTCAATTTTACTTTTAGTCAGAGGAAGCACATTACACAAAAAGATTCCTCTCGGTATGGCCTCTTGTGACGTCGCCTTTAACCAAGACGTTAAAGCTATTCGGGTCAAACCGAACCTACTCAACGAAAAAGTCGTTGACGAACGCTTCTTGTATTACTGGCTAAAAGCTAACGAGCCAAAATTACTCGAGATGGTAGAACATACCGGAATCGGTGCTGGCAAGCTCGAAACCAAACGTCTTCAAGAAATGAAGGTAGAACTCCCGACTTGGGACGAGCAAAGACGCATTTTGGCGGTTGCTAGCGCGCTTGATCAGAGAATCCGAAACAACAACCAAATCAACCAAACCCTCGAATCGATGGCTCAGGCGATTTTCAAGAGCTGGTTCGTAGACTTTGATCCGGTTCGCGCCAAGATGGCTGCCCTCGAAGCCGGTGGGTCAGAGGAAGATGCCCTTCTCGCAGCAATGCAAGCCATCTCCGGAAAAGATCCCGAGCAGCTCGCTCAAATGGCCGAGGAGCAGCCCGAAGAGTACGCGGAGTTGAAAACGACTGCGGGGCTTTTTCCGTCGGCCATGCAAGACAGTGAGCTTGGGGAGATTCCGGAGGGGTGGTACCTAAGACCCTTTGGCTCCGTTTTACTCAAGACCATAGGGGAGATTGGGGCAAGGACTCACCTGATGAAGAACACACAGAGAAAGTCAAAATCGTTCGCGGAACAGACATACCAAACATCTACTCCGGTAATTACGGCACAGCACCAGTTCGCTATGTAA
- the dnaN gene encoding DNA polymerase III subunit beta, protein MRLISTSRDELLKPLLTVAGIVERRHTMPILANVLIKKVGTSVFFIATDLEVQISAKAVFDETPEESATTVNTRKLIDVLRALPSVGQVSLSVEKSKLLIQCGKSRFTIQTVSANEFPTLTELTRSDIEINIPSNKLKHLFNMTHYSMAQQDIRYYLNGTLLVFEPTLLHAVGTDAHRLAHCAVEIEGVEEPHDIILPRKTVTELQRMLPDSDDQVRLQVGIGQVRFSFGNVELISKLVEGKFPDYKRVLPTDYVCYFDVEREQLLGSLNRAAILTTNEKLRSVRVQLGDNLMTISSSNADQEAANEELEIDYSFSPLDIGFNVTYLQDFLSSVKSETVRWSVKPETSSSVLLGVPGEDSFQYVVMPMRI, encoded by the coding sequence ATGCGACTGATCTCGACAAGCAGGGATGAACTGCTAAAGCCATTATTGACAGTGGCTGGTATTGTTGAACGACGGCACACGATGCCCATTCTTGCCAACGTCCTGATTAAGAAAGTGGGTACATCGGTGTTCTTTATCGCGACCGATCTGGAAGTACAGATTTCCGCGAAGGCTGTCTTCGATGAGACTCCTGAAGAATCAGCAACAACCGTCAACACCCGCAAGCTGATAGATGTCCTCCGGGCCTTGCCGTCGGTAGGACAGGTATCACTGTCGGTGGAAAAGTCCAAGTTGCTGATCCAGTGCGGCAAGAGCCGGTTTACCATTCAGACTGTCAGCGCGAACGAGTTCCCGACGCTGACCGAACTGACACGCAGCGACATTGAGATCAATATTCCGTCGAACAAGCTCAAGCACTTGTTCAATATGACCCATTATTCGATGGCCCAGCAGGACATTCGGTATTACCTGAATGGTACTTTGCTGGTGTTCGAGCCGACGTTGCTTCATGCGGTCGGTACCGATGCTCATCGTCTGGCACATTGCGCGGTCGAGATTGAAGGAGTGGAAGAACCACATGACATCATTCTTCCCAGAAAGACAGTCACAGAGCTTCAACGCATGCTTCCAGACTCGGACGATCAGGTAAGGCTACAGGTAGGTATCGGACAGGTGCGATTCAGCTTTGGTAATGTCGAACTTATTTCCAAGCTGGTCGAAGGCAAATTCCCGGATTACAAACGGGTTCTTCCGACCGACTATGTCTGCTACTTCGATGTCGAGCGTGAACAGCTCCTTGGTAGTCTGAATCGCGCGGCGATTCTCACTACAAACGAAAAGCTGCGCAGTGTCAGAGTTCAGCTTGGGGATAACCTCATGACGATCTCTTCAAGTAATGCGGACCAGGAAGCCGCGAACGAAGAACTCGAGATCGACTATTCATTCTCGCCCCTTGATATCGGCTTTAACGTAACCTATCTGCAGGATTTCCTGTCGAGCGTGAAGTCCGAAACAGTTCGCTGGTCGGTCAAGCCAGAGACCAGTTCCTCAGTACTTCTAGGAGTACCAGGCGAGGATTCCTTTCAGTACGTCGTAATGCCAATGCGGATTTAA
- a CDS encoding DUF4268 domain-containing protein, protein MFKIDVSQNRIMPLETKRFIELGFTERKHLQEWLENCPQALAQGDGDELLIIQKEFDGFDDTRERLDLLAIDKEGNLVIIENKLDDSGRDVVWQALKYAGYCANLSKTQVVEIYQRYLNQRAQVSGESVGNAADNLIEFLEVDDLDAAQINRIKTQRLIFVAARYRKEVTNTVLWLSQFGIACQCFKVTPYQAGGELFLNVEQIIPTPESTDFMVGMVAKEAEEKNADTELKLRHKLRLEFWEQALEAFSHSQCTLYTNISPAKDHWLSAGSGIRGMPFQLIFGKDEIRVGFSLQSGSAEVNTFVYDRLYEQKAEIESQFGQPLVWLPLPNKKACRVQFEKSVDGYDKGNWPDMISWMVTHMTRLEFALRKPLDQIKRELRQTDFTTEPVEE, encoded by the coding sequence ATGTTTAAGATCGACGTCAGCCAGAACCGGATCATGCCGCTGGAGACAAAGCGCTTTATTGAGCTCGGATTCACTGAGCGCAAGCATTTGCAAGAATGGCTGGAGAACTGCCCACAGGCCCTGGCACAAGGCGATGGTGACGAGCTTCTCATCATCCAGAAAGAGTTTGACGGCTTTGATGACACTCGTGAGCGCCTGGACCTCCTGGCCATCGACAAGGAAGGCAACCTTGTCATCATTGAAAACAAGCTCGATGACTCCGGCCGGGATGTGGTCTGGCAGGCATTGAAGTATGCGGGCTATTGCGCCAACCTCAGCAAGACGCAGGTGGTGGAGATCTACCAGCGGTACTTGAACCAGAGAGCCCAGGTGTCCGGAGAGTCCGTCGGAAACGCCGCAGACAATCTGATCGAGTTCCTGGAGGTGGATGATCTGGATGCGGCCCAGATCAATCGGATCAAGACCCAGCGCTTGATCTTTGTTGCAGCACGCTACCGCAAGGAAGTGACCAATACGGTCTTGTGGCTCAGCCAGTTCGGAATCGCCTGCCAATGCTTCAAGGTCACGCCCTACCAGGCAGGCGGGGAGCTCTTTCTGAACGTGGAGCAAATCATCCCCACGCCCGAGTCCACCGACTTCATGGTCGGCATGGTGGCCAAGGAAGCCGAGGAGAAGAATGCCGACACAGAGCTCAAGCTCCGTCACAAGCTGCGCCTGGAGTTCTGGGAGCAAGCACTGGAGGCCTTCAGCCACAGTCAGTGCACGCTGTACACCAACATCAGTCCCGCCAAGGATCACTGGCTCAGTGCTGGCTCAGGTATTCGGGGCATGCCCTTTCAGCTGATCTTTGGAAAGGACGAGATCCGCGTGGGATTCAGTCTGCAAAGCGGTAGCGCCGAGGTCAACACCTTCGTCTATGACCGACTGTACGAGCAAAAGGCAGAGATTGAGTCGCAGTTTGGTCAGCCACTCGTTTGGCTGCCCCTACCCAACAAGAAAGCCTGCCGGGTTCAGTTCGAAAAGTCGGTTGACGGCTACGACAAGGGTAACTGGCCCGACATGATCAGCTGGATGGTGACTCATATGACAAGGCTAGAGTTCGCCCTACGCAAACCCCTTGATCAAATCAAGCGAGAGTTGCGGCAGACAGACTTCACCACAGAGCCTGTCGAGGAATGA
- the dnaA gene encoding chromosomal replication initiator protein DnaA, with the protein MDEFWQACLETLEQELPPQQMNAWIRPLTPIDFDDAESTVRIAAPNRFKLDWVKKNFTSRIEELASDFFEKPVSLTLTLAAPGAGSGLRPLASPETGARQSAGASGTQAAAQQGGITPNLTSVQPLSGQPAVHAKPATADSEKNLPNPSRLNANLTFQTFVTGKANQLARAAALQVAENPGRSYNPLFLYGGVGLGKTHLIHAIGNSMLQRRNDVRVRYVHADQYVSDVVKAYQRKAFDDFKRYYHSLDLLLIDDIQFFSGKNRTQEEFFYAFEAMVVQHKQIIITSDTYPKELSGIDDRLISRFDSGLTVAIEPPELEMRVAILLRKAEVEGVRMPEEVAFFIAKHLRSNVRELEGALHKVLAYSRFHGRNELSVELCREALKDLLSVFNGQITVENIQKTVADFYKIKVADMYSKRRPASIAVPRQIAMYLAKELTQKSLPEIGELFGGRDHTTVLHAVRKITELRGKQAELNHALHVLEQTLKG; encoded by the coding sequence ATGGATGAATTCTGGCAAGCCTGTCTCGAGACGCTCGAGCAGGAGCTTCCCCCTCAACAAATGAACGCCTGGATCAGGCCACTGACACCGATCGATTTCGATGATGCGGAATCGACGGTGCGGATTGCTGCGCCCAATCGTTTCAAGCTTGACTGGGTCAAGAAGAACTTCACTTCGCGGATTGAAGAGCTCGCAAGTGACTTTTTCGAGAAACCTGTTTCTTTGACGCTGACCCTGGCTGCTCCTGGAGCGGGATCTGGTCTGCGTCCACTGGCTAGCCCTGAGACGGGTGCACGACAGTCTGCAGGAGCGAGTGGTACCCAGGCAGCAGCGCAGCAGGGGGGCATTACACCGAATCTCACATCCGTTCAGCCGTTGTCAGGTCAGCCTGCTGTGCACGCCAAACCGGCAACGGCTGACAGTGAGAAGAATCTGCCTAACCCGTCGCGTTTGAATGCCAACCTGACTTTCCAGACGTTTGTGACCGGGAAGGCCAACCAGCTTGCACGGGCTGCAGCATTGCAGGTTGCAGAGAATCCGGGACGTTCTTACAACCCGCTGTTTCTGTACGGGGGTGTTGGCCTCGGGAAAACGCACCTCATCCATGCGATCGGTAACTCGATGCTCCAGCGCCGCAATGACGTACGAGTACGGTATGTCCATGCTGACCAGTACGTTTCCGATGTGGTCAAAGCCTACCAGCGTAAGGCATTTGACGATTTCAAGCGGTACTATCATTCGCTTGATCTGCTCTTGATTGACGATATTCAGTTTTTCTCGGGAAAGAACCGGACGCAGGAAGAGTTTTTCTATGCGTTTGAGGCAATGGTGGTTCAGCACAAGCAAATCATCATCACCAGTGACACCTATCCCAAGGAGCTGTCCGGAATCGATGACCGACTGATCTCTCGCTTCGACTCCGGACTGACGGTGGCTATTGAGCCACCGGAACTGGAGATGCGAGTGGCTATTCTGTTGCGCAAAGCGGAAGTCGAGGGCGTGCGCATGCCTGAAGAGGTGGCGTTCTTCATTGCAAAGCATCTGCGTAGTAACGTGCGGGAGCTTGAAGGTGCGCTTCACAAGGTCCTCGCCTACAGCCGTTTTCACGGACGTAACGAACTGTCAGTCGAATTGTGCAGGGAAGCGTTGAAGGATTTGCTGTCGGTCTTCAATGGACAGATTACGGTTGAGAATATTCAGAAGACGGTCGCGGACTTCTACAAGATCAAGGTCGCCGACATGTACTCGAAACGCAGACCTGCCAGTATTGCGGTTCCCAGGCAGATAGCGATGTACCTGGCGAAAGAGCTGACACAGAAAAGTCTGCCAGAGATTGGCGAACTTTTTGGGGGACGCGACCACACCACGGTGCTACATGCAGTCAGAAAAATTACCGAATTACGGGGCAAGCAAGCAGAATTGAATCACGCGTTGCACGTGCTCGAACAAACTCTCAAAGGATGA
- a CDS encoding helix-turn-helix domain-containing protein — translation MSPFAQFLRTVRQRRGLKQKDVADLLGYEQSYLSALERSVKGPPRHDFLSRLVRGLKLTPAERSELNDALRLSRRQIVLPANAPQEEYALIRALEPQLGNLSEQQIALIQIALSLPMSTASDHEQHAHFACARER, via the coding sequence ATGAGCCCCTTCGCGCAGTTTTTGAGAACCGTGCGTCAGCGTCGAGGTTTGAAGCAAAAGGACGTGGCTGATCTGCTTGGGTATGAGCAGAGCTATTTGTCTGCGCTCGAACGCAGCGTGAAGGGCCCGCCCCGTCATGATTTCCTGTCCCGGCTGGTTCGGGGTCTCAAACTGACACCTGCCGAGAGATCCGAGCTCAATGACGCTTTGCGCTTGTCACGCCGTCAGATCGTATTGCCCGCAAACGCACCACAGGAAGAATACGCGCTCATCCGGGCTCTTGAACCGCAACTGGGCAACCTTTCTGAACAGCAAATTGCGCTGATTCAGATTGCACTTTCCTTACCCATGTCTACGGCTAGCGATCACGAGCAACACGCGCACTTCGCGTGTGCCCGCGAACGCTAG
- a CDS encoding type I restriction endonuclease subunit R gives MTEDQLEQQCLLWFAEGGWDVAHGPDLAPDGPSPERVDYRQVLLLGDLEHAISRINPHLPTSAVEQVVARVRKPESLDTVINNRAFHRMLLDGVPIEYKRDDEWIHDRAFLIDFESIETNRFRAINQFTLQGSRQPRRPDIICFINGLPLAVLELKSPGAENVDIWDAFNQIQTYKSEIPDLFAYNEALVASDGYTARVGSLTADRERFMPWRTLKHENDKPLLSWELETMVKGYFDRELFLDYIRFFVIFETESDRLTKKIAGYHQFHAVREAVRATVLAAKIPKGGQLSSDRHYGSKKAGVIWHTQGSGKSISMCCYAGKLLQQPEMNNPTIVVVTDRNDLDGQLFATFTAARDLLKQDPVQADDRDTLRQLLAERESGGIIFTTVQKFALLDDEDGHPILNARHNIVVISDEAHRSQYGLKATLKKDGSYKYGYAKHMRDALPNASFIGFTGTPIAFEDKDTRAVFGDYVSVYDIKDAVDDGATVPIYYESRLAKLDINQEAIEELSAQVEEVVEDEEDVSTRERTKSQWSRLEKLVGAEPRLKEVAKDLVEHFDARNQVIEGKAMIVAMSREICVHLYNEIIALRPEWHDVDPEKGAIKIVMTGSASDKALLQPHVYNKAVKKRLEKRFKDVNDPLRLVIVRDMWLTGFDAPCCHTMYVDKPMKGHGLMQAVARVNRVFKNKPGGLVVDYIGIANELKQALKTYTESKGKGEPTHDAHEAYAVLLEKLDVIHGLFAKGPESDGFDYSDYEENANQLLIPTANHVLGLKDGKKRFLDAVLAMNKAYSLCNTLDEARQHQKEVAFLSAVKAAITKHTSVDKKLTEDEKNTVLKQILDNALVAEGVSDVFALCGLDKPNIGLLSDEFLEDVRQMPYKNFAVELLEKLLKDDIRAKTRNNVVQEKKYGDRLQETLRKYNNRGIETAQVIEELIAMAKQFKADLERDEALGLNRDEIAFYDALANNESAVRELGDATLKKIAIELTEKLRKSTTVDWQVRESVRARLRILVRRTLQRHKYPPDGQEDAIDMVLEQAEALSNAWSN, from the coding sequence ATGACCGAAGATCAACTGGAACAGCAATGCCTGCTGTGGTTCGCTGAAGGCGGATGGGATGTGGCCCATGGACCCGATCTTGCGCCAGATGGTCCCTCCCCTGAGCGCGTTGATTACCGACAGGTGCTGCTCTTGGGCGATCTCGAACACGCCATCAGCCGCATCAATCCCCATTTGCCTACCAGTGCTGTCGAGCAAGTCGTTGCTCGAGTACGAAAGCCTGAGAGCCTCGACACCGTTATCAATAACCGAGCCTTTCACCGTATGCTCCTCGATGGTGTGCCCATCGAGTACAAGCGCGATGACGAGTGGATCCATGATCGCGCGTTTCTGATCGACTTTGAATCAATCGAGACAAACCGGTTCCGCGCAATCAACCAGTTCACCCTTCAGGGCAGTCGACAGCCGCGAAGGCCCGATATCATCTGCTTCATCAATGGTCTGCCTTTGGCTGTCCTGGAGCTCAAAAGCCCTGGGGCAGAGAACGTCGATATCTGGGATGCCTTCAATCAGATCCAGACGTACAAGAGTGAGATCCCAGACCTCTTTGCGTACAACGAGGCACTGGTCGCAAGCGACGGATACACCGCCCGTGTCGGGTCCCTGACCGCTGATCGCGAGCGGTTCATGCCCTGGCGCACCCTCAAGCACGAGAATGACAAACCCCTGTTGTCCTGGGAGCTGGAAACCATGGTCAAGGGCTACTTTGATCGGGAACTGTTTCTGGACTACATCCGCTTTTTTGTGATCTTTGAGACCGAGTCTGATCGGCTGACCAAAAAGATTGCCGGCTATCACCAGTTCCACGCCGTGCGAGAAGCCGTCCGAGCCACCGTCCTGGCCGCCAAGATCCCCAAAGGGGGTCAACTCTCCTCAGATCGTCATTACGGCAGCAAGAAGGCGGGTGTCATCTGGCACACCCAGGGATCCGGCAAAAGCATCTCCATGTGCTGCTACGCGGGCAAGCTCCTGCAACAGCCCGAGATGAACAATCCGACGATTGTTGTTGTAACGGATCGCAATGATCTGGATGGGCAGCTGTTTGCTACCTTCACGGCCGCGAGAGACCTGCTCAAGCAAGATCCCGTGCAAGCCGATGATCGAGACACGTTGCGGCAATTGCTGGCTGAGCGCGAGTCCGGTGGCATCATTTTCACGACGGTCCAGAAGTTTGCCTTGCTGGACGATGAAGATGGACACCCCATCCTGAACGCGCGTCACAACATCGTGGTGATCTCGGACGAAGCCCACCGCAGTCAGTATGGCCTGAAAGCGACCTTAAAGAAGGACGGCAGCTACAAGTACGGGTACGCCAAACACATGCGCGATGCGCTGCCCAATGCCTCTTTCATTGGCTTTACCGGTACCCCGATCGCGTTTGAGGACAAGGACACCCGGGCAGTCTTTGGCGATTACGTTTCCGTCTACGACATCAAGGATGCGGTCGATGACGGGGCAACCGTGCCCATCTACTACGAGTCTCGTCTGGCCAAGCTTGATATCAACCAGGAGGCCATTGAGGAACTCTCTGCGCAGGTTGAGGAGGTGGTTGAGGACGAGGAAGACGTCAGCACCCGCGAAAGAACCAAAAGCCAGTGGAGCCGGCTGGAAAAACTTGTCGGAGCCGAACCACGCCTGAAGGAAGTTGCCAAGGATCTCGTCGAGCATTTTGACGCTCGCAACCAGGTCATTGAAGGCAAAGCGATGATCGTGGCCATGAGCCGGGAAATCTGCGTACACCTGTACAACGAGATTATTGCGCTGCGCCCAGAATGGCATGATGTCGACCCGGAGAAAGGCGCCATCAAGATCGTGATGACAGGGTCCGCATCGGACAAAGCCTTGTTGCAACCCCACGTGTATAACAAGGCCGTCAAAAAGCGCCTTGAGAAGCGCTTCAAGGATGTGAACGACCCGCTCAGACTCGTGATTGTGCGAGACATGTGGCTCACAGGCTTTGATGCGCCCTGTTGCCACACCATGTACGTCGACAAACCCATGAAAGGTCACGGGCTCATGCAGGCCGTGGCGCGTGTTAACCGGGTATTCAAGAACAAGCCCGGTGGACTGGTGGTGGACTACATCGGCATTGCCAATGAGCTCAAGCAGGCATTAAAGACCTACACCGAATCGAAGGGCAAGGGTGAGCCCACGCACGATGCTCACGAGGCGTATGCCGTGCTTCTGGAAAAGCTCGATGTCATCCATGGATTGTTCGCCAAAGGACCCGAGTCTGACGGTTTCGACTACAGCGACTATGAGGAAAACGCGAACCAGTTGCTGATCCCGACCGCAAACCATGTCCTGGGGCTCAAAGACGGGAAGAAGCGTTTCCTGGATGCAGTATTGGCCATGAACAAGGCCTACTCGCTATGCAACACCCTGGACGAGGCACGACAGCACCAGAAGGAGGTGGCATTTCTCTCTGCGGTCAAAGCGGCCATCACCAAACACACCAGCGTCGACAAGAAATTGACCGAGGACGAAAAGAACACCGTCCTGAAACAGATCCTGGACAATGCCTTGGTTGCGGAGGGTGTGTCGGACGTATTCGCATTGTGTGGGCTGGACAAACCCAACATCGGACTCCTGTCAGACGAGTTTCTCGAAGACGTGCGACAGATGCCGTACAAGAACTTTGCCGTGGAGCTACTGGAGAAGTTGCTCAAAGATGACATTCGCGCCAAAACGCGCAACAACGTGGTGCAGGAAAAGAAGTACGGCGATCGCTTGCAGGAAACCTTGCGCAAGTACAACAACCGAGGCATTGAAACGGCCCAGGTAATCGAAGAGCTCATTGCCATGGCGAAACAGTTCAAGGCAGATCTTGAGCGAGATGAAGCCTTGGGACTGAACCGCGATGAAATCGCCTTTTACGACGCGCTGGCCAACAATGAAAGTGCTGTCCGTGAGCTGGGTGACGCCACGCTAAAAAAGATTGCGATCGAACTGACTGAGAAGTTGCGTAAATCCACGACGGTTGACTGGCAAGTGCGAGAGAGTGTGCGAGCCCGATTACGCATTCTGGTCCGGCGAACGCTCCAGCGTCACAAATATCCACCCGATGGACAGGAGGATGCGATTGACATGGTGCTGGAACAGGCTGAGGCGCTATCAAATGCTTGGAGTAACTAA
- a CDS encoding class I SAM-dependent DNA methyltransferase: protein MSDTSQTEQQFLKQLDDKLWASANKLRSNLDAANYKHIVLGLIFLKYVSDAFEQRQEQLVELFQTDNDDNIYYLSRDDYDSEAEYQQAILDELEVLDYYREANVFWVPKAARWSTLKEKAVLPIGSVIWQDAAGNDVKLRSVSWLIDNALEEIENNNPRLKGILNRISQYQLDNDKLLGLINTFSDTSFTKPVFNGEKLNLKSKDILGHVYEYFLGEFALAEGKQGGQYYTPKSIVTLIVEMLEPYSGRVYDPAMGSGGFFVSSDKFIEQHAGEQHYDASEQRKRISVYGQESNPTTWKLAAMNMAIRGIDFNFGKKNADTFLDDQHPDLRADFVMANPPFNIKDWWSESLAEDARWKYGTPPKGNANFAWVQHMLHHLAPTGSMAILLANGSMSSNTNNEGEIRKRLIEEDLVECMVALPGQLFTNTQIPACIWFLTKDKANGMVHNEKKRDRRKEFLFIDARNLGFMRDRVLRDFTNEDIAKVADTFHAWQRGQSYEDAPGFCASVTLDDVKKHDYVLTPGRYVGAPDQEDDGEPFADKMARLTTQLSEQFAESARLEAEIKRNLRGLGYDI from the coding sequence ATGTCAGACACAAGCCAAACAGAACAACAATTCCTCAAACAGCTGGATGACAAGCTCTGGGCTTCGGCCAACAAGCTGCGCTCAAATCTCGATGCCGCGAACTACAAACACATCGTCCTCGGTCTGATCTTTCTGAAGTACGTCTCAGACGCGTTTGAGCAACGGCAGGAACAGCTTGTCGAGCTCTTTCAGACGGATAACGACGACAACATTTACTACCTCTCACGCGACGACTACGACAGCGAGGCGGAGTACCAGCAAGCGATTCTGGATGAACTGGAGGTGCTGGACTACTACCGGGAAGCCAACGTCTTCTGGGTACCCAAAGCCGCGCGCTGGAGCACGCTCAAGGAGAAAGCGGTTTTGCCCATCGGATCCGTGATCTGGCAGGACGCGGCTGGGAATGATGTGAAGCTGCGCTCGGTGTCCTGGCTGATCGACAATGCCCTTGAAGAAATCGAAAACAACAACCCCAGACTCAAGGGGATCCTGAACCGGATCAGTCAGTACCAACTCGACAACGACAAGCTCCTGGGTCTGATCAACACCTTTTCTGACACGTCCTTCACCAAGCCCGTCTTCAATGGCGAAAAGCTCAACTTAAAGAGCAAGGACATTCTGGGTCACGTTTACGAGTACTTTCTGGGCGAGTTTGCGCTGGCCGAAGGCAAGCAAGGCGGTCAGTACTACACCCCCAAGAGCATCGTGACGCTCATTGTGGAGATGCTTGAACCCTACTCTGGCCGTGTGTATGACCCGGCCATGGGCTCTGGGGGATTTTTCGTCTCCAGCGACAAGTTCATTGAACAACATGCGGGTGAGCAGCACTACGACGCCTCCGAACAGAGAAAGCGCATCTCGGTCTACGGCCAGGAATCCAACCCCACCACCTGGAAGCTCGCTGCCATGAACATGGCCATCCGGGGAATCGACTTCAACTTTGGCAAAAAGAACGCCGATACCTTTCTGGATGATCAGCACCCGGACTTGCGGGCCGATTTTGTGATGGCCAACCCGCCCTTCAACATCAAGGACTGGTGGAGTGAGTCGCTGGCTGAAGACGCGCGATGGAAGTACGGAACACCACCCAAGGGCAATGCAAACTTTGCATGGGTTCAGCACATGCTGCACCACTTGGCTCCAACTGGCAGCATGGCCATCTTGCTCGCCAATGGTTCCATGAGTTCCAACACCAACAACGAAGGTGAGATCCGCAAGCGTCTGATCGAAGAGGATCTGGTGGAATGCATGGTGGCCTTACCCGGGCAACTGTTCACCAACACGCAGATCCCGGCCTGCATCTGGTTCCTGACCAAAGACAAAGCCAACGGGATGGTCCACAATGAAAAGAAGCGTGACCGCCGCAAGGAATTCCTGTTCATTGACGCTCGCAACCTTGGATTCATGCGCGACCGTGTCTTGCGCGACTTCACCAACGAGGACATCGCCAAGGTTGCCGACACATTTCACGCCTGGCAACGTGGTCAGAGCTATGAAGATGCCCCTGGCTTTTGCGCGTCTGTCACGCTCGATGACGTCAAGAAGCATGATTATGTGCTCACACCAGGTCGATACGTGGGCGCACCAGACCAGGAGGACGATGGTGAGCCGTTTGCTGACAAGATGGCCCGATTGACAACACAACTCTCGGAACAGTTCGCAGAGAGCGCCCGGCTGGAGGCAGAGATTAAGCGGAATCTTAGGGGGCTTGGGTATGACATCTAA
- a CDS encoding restriction endonuclease subunit S domain-containing protein has protein sequence MFDQLGVAEPASFCRLLRPQSNDIGLILGLHLQKIYADGKTWLYQNQSTGISNFQTKVFLEKELVVIPNEVTMSCFSSIVMPLVEKISSNSNTNLNALRDTLLPKLLSGELTVSDLPSIEILETGDV, from the coding sequence ATGTTTGATCAACTGGGCGTAGCAGAGCCAGCAAGTTTTTGTCGTCTCCTTCGACCGCAGAGCAATGACATCGGACTGATTCTCGGACTGCATCTGCAAAAAATTTATGCTGACGGTAAGACTTGGCTGTATCAAAACCAAAGCACTGGGATTAGTAACTTTCAGACAAAGGTCTTCCTTGAAAAAGAACTCGTAGTCATTCCCAACGAGGTAACAATGTCGTGCTTCTCATCGATAGTAATGCCACTAGTTGAGAAGATATCCAGCAACTCAAACACGAACCTAAATGCACTTCGCGACACCCTCCTCCCCAAACTCCTCTCAGGCGAACTGACGGTTTCAGATCTGCCTTCGATTGAGATACTGGAGACAGGCGATGTTTAA